From Roseburia hominis, the proteins below share one genomic window:
- a CDS encoding response regulator has protein sequence MKKRDKITRFLITSLIFVCAFCIAVFAFLIKYINRQNEETIEQIGNTYMAGMNERISKHFETMVDLRMTQLSTLVDTMPIAGDTDSEELREWLEYSGKARGFEGLAYYFDDGSFEMIYGEKVESSSAEAFLDSMKNGENMVSVGVGENGERSAIMGIPFTIDTKDGKECVALVGKLPLEYISQTLSLNEEESMIYSFVIRIDGSFVIRSSDVSRDNYFNRVKDLYEDDEIGADQVIEELKACMEKDEDYAAMIKIYGERRQIYCSSLPASEWYIITVMPYGTMNKVIEDAGDRSIKVFIGCCAALLIVLLYIFWRYLRMTAAQIQELQEAREMAVEANKSKSEFLSNMSHDIRTPMNAIVGMTSIALANINNPQRVQDCLKKIVLSSRHLLGLINDVLDMSKIESGKMTLNVDLVSLREVMDGIVSIIQPQIREKQQKFNVFIYDISSENVRCDSVRLNQVILNLLSNAIKFTPEKGTIEVSLHEEQSPKGDEYVRIKIQVKDNGIGMSEEFMEHIFDSFTREDSKRVQKTEGTGLGMAITKYIVDAMDGEITVKSNQGAGTEFCVTLDFEKAEEQEENMILPDFTMLVVDDDQQLCESTVSSLKSIGVSAEWALDGESAIEMVNEHHKRHSDYHIILLDWKLPGMDGIRTARELRKELGNDVPIILISAYDCSEIEDEARAAGISGFLSKPLFKSTLYYGLKPYTGSSDEVTVPEKADVNFAGKRLLVAEDNELNWEIASELLKDLGLELEWAENGRMCVDMFKESPVGYYDAILMDIRMPLMGGYEAADTIRKLKRPDAVLPIVAMTADAFLEDIQRCLEHGMNAHLAKPIDIKEVSRILDRCLVRK, from the coding sequence ATGAAGAAACGAGATAAGATTACGCGCTTTCTAATAACAAGCCTGATTTTTGTCTGTGCTTTTTGTATTGCTGTTTTTGCTTTTCTTATCAAGTATATCAACAGACAGAATGAAGAAACTATCGAACAGATCGGAAATACATACATGGCTGGTATGAATGAGCGGATTTCCAAGCATTTTGAAACCATGGTGGATCTGCGGATGACGCAGCTTAGTACTCTGGTGGATACGATGCCGATTGCGGGTGATACGGACAGTGAAGAGCTCCGGGAGTGGCTGGAGTACAGTGGAAAGGCCCGGGGGTTTGAAGGGCTGGCATACTATTTTGATGATGGAAGCTTTGAGATGATTTATGGGGAGAAGGTAGAATCCTCGAGTGCTGAAGCTTTTCTTGATTCCATGAAAAATGGCGAGAATATGGTTTCTGTCGGTGTTGGTGAGAATGGAGAAAGATCCGCTATAATGGGTATTCCCTTTACAATTGATACGAAAGATGGAAAAGAGTGTGTGGCATTGGTTGGGAAACTGCCACTGGAGTATATCAGTCAGACACTTTCTCTGAATGAAGAGGAATCCATGATATATTCTTTTGTTATCAGAATAGACGGAAGTTTTGTTATCCGTAGTTCAGATGTATCCCGGGATAACTATTTTAACCGGGTCAAGGATTTGTATGAGGATGACGAAATTGGGGCAGACCAGGTGATTGAAGAGCTGAAGGCTTGCATGGAGAAGGATGAGGACTATGCTGCCATGATTAAGATATATGGAGAACGCCGTCAGATATACTGCTCCAGCCTGCCTGCGTCTGAATGGTATATTATTACGGTGATGCCTTACGGAACAATGAATAAAGTGATAGAGGATGCGGGAGACCGGTCAATCAAAGTATTCATAGGATGCTGTGCTGCTCTTCTGATAGTATTACTTTATATTTTCTGGAGATACCTGCGTATGACTGCAGCACAGATACAGGAGCTGCAGGAGGCAAGAGAGATGGCTGTGGAAGCCAATAAATCGAAGAGTGAATTTCTCTCTAATATGAGCCATGATATCCGCACGCCTATGAATGCTATTGTAGGCATGACCTCGATTGCTCTGGCAAATATTAATAATCCCCAGAGGGTACAGGATTGCCTGAAAAAGATTGTGCTTTCCAGCAGACATCTGCTGGGACTGATCAATGACGTGCTGGATATGTCCAAAATCGAAAGCGGGAAGATGACGCTGAATGTGGATCTGGTTTCCCTGCGGGAGGTTATGGATGGTATAGTCAGTATTATTCAGCCGCAGATCAGGGAAAAGCAGCAGAAATTTAATGTGTTTATTTATGATATTTCATCTGAAAATGTGCGGTGTGACAGTGTGCGTCTGAATCAGGTCATTTTGAATCTGCTGTCCAATGCAATTAAATTCACTCCGGAAAAGGGCACCATAGAAGTGTCACTTCATGAGGAGCAGTCTCCAAAGGGTGATGAGTATGTTCGTATTAAGATTCAGGTGAAGGATAATGGAATCGGTATGTCCGAGGAATTCATGGAGCATATTTTTGATTCCTTCACCCGTGAGGACAGTAAGAGAGTCCAGAAAACGGAAGGAACCGGTCTGGGAATGGCAATCACGAAGTATATTGTCGACGCAATGGACGGGGAGATCACTGTAAAAAGCAATCAGGGCGCCGGAACAGAGTTCTGTGTGACGCTGGATTTTGAAAAGGCAGAGGAACAGGAGGAGAATATGATCCTTCCTGACTTTACCATGCTGGTGGTGGATGATGACCAGCAGCTCTGTGAGAGTACGGTGTCTTCTCTGAAATCAATCGGTGTAAGCGCAGAATGGGCACTGGACGGAGAGTCAGCCATCGAGATGGTAAACGAGCATCATAAACGCCATTCCGATTATCATATTATACTTCTGGACTGGAAGCTGCCAGGCATGGATGGAATCAGAACCGCAAGGGAACTTCGGAAGGAGCTGGGCAATGACGTGCCGATCATTCTGATTTCTGCCTATGACTGCAGTGAAATTGAAGACGAGGCACGTGCGGCGGGAATCAGCGGATTTTTATCCAAGCCACTTTTTAAGTCTACATTATATTATGGATTAAAGCCGTATACAGGTTCTTCGGACGAAGTGACCGTACCGGAGAAGGCAGATGTGAATTTCGCAGGCAAGCGGCTTCTGGTAGCAGAAGATAATGAGCTGAACTGGGAAATTGCAAGTGAATTGCTTAAGGACTTAGGACTGGAGCTGGAATGGGCAGAAAATGGTCGGATGTGTGTAGATATGTTTAAAGAATCGCCTGTGGGCTATTATGATGCGATCCTGATGGATATTCGTATGCCGCTTATGGGCGGTTATGAGGCGGCGGATACGATCCGCAAACTGAAACGTCCGGATGCAGTGCTTCCTATTGTCGCAATGACTGCGGATGCATTTTTAGAGGATATCCAGAGATGTCTGGAGCATGGTATGAATGCGCATCTGGCAAAGCCTATCGACATAAAAGAAGTTTCTCGTATTCTGGACAGATGCCTGGTCAGAAAGTAA